A portion of the Desulfobacterales bacterium genome contains these proteins:
- a CDS encoding alpha/beta hydrolase, with amino-acid sequence MKIEETKIKTDDNVELFLMKWLPDDKNAVKGVVQLSHGMAEHISRYGDFASFLAESNFAVFGNDHRGHGKTAGSLENVGFFAEENGWELVVDDMHLISKLIKKEYPNVPVFTLGHSMGSFLCRHFMILYGNEINGAILSGTSGDPGFLGTMGMGVAKLASFFKGKKALSPIMDALSFGSFNKGFKPAKTKFDWLSRDEASVQKYIDDPYCGGIFSSGFFQDMLRGIKFINKKENIAKIPKDLPIYIFSGEKCAVGKNTKGVMEVANSFINAGIKDVSHKIYKDARHEMLNETNKKEVYSDVLNWLNAHI; translated from the coding sequence ATGAAAATTGAAGAAACTAAAATCAAAACAGATGACAATGTGGAATTATTCCTTATGAAATGGCTGCCCGATGATAAAAATGCAGTTAAAGGAGTTGTTCAACTTTCACATGGAATGGCTGAGCATATATCCCGATATGGAGATTTTGCTTCATTTCTTGCAGAATCTAATTTTGCAGTATTTGGAAATGACCATAGAGGCCATGGTAAAACAGCCGGTTCCCTTGAAAATGTAGGATTCTTCGCTGAAGAAAATGGATGGGAATTAGTTGTTGATGACATGCATCTTATAAGTAAATTGATAAAAAAAGAATACCCTAATGTTCCAGTATTTACGCTTGGACATAGCATGGGATCCTTTCTTTGCAGGCATTTTATGATTTTATACGGAAATGAAATAAATGGAGCAATATTATCAGGAACATCAGGAGATCCAGGTTTTCTTGGAACAATGGGTATGGGAGTTGCTAAATTAGCATCTTTTTTTAAAGGCAAAAAAGCTTTAAGCCCAATTATGGATGCTTTATCCTTTGGAAGTTTTAATAAAGGTTTTAAGCCCGCTAAAACAAAATTCGACTGGCTATCTCGAGATGAAGCGAGTGTCCAAAAATATATTGATGACCCCTACTGTGGAGGAATTTTTAGTTCAGGGTTCTTTCAAGATATGTTAAGGGGTATAAAATTCATCAACAAAAAAGAAAATATAGCCAAAATCCCTAAAGACTTACCGATATACATATTTTCTGGAGAAAAATGCGCTGTTGGTAAAAATACAAAAGGCGTAATGGAGGTAGCAAATTCGTTTATAAACGCTGGTATTAAAGATGTATCTCATAAAATTTATAAAGACGCTAGACATGAAATGCTGAATGAAACCAATAAAAAAGAAGTATATTCAGACGTGCTTAATTGGCTCAATGCCCATATTTAA